The following are encoded together in the Humulus lupulus chromosome 5, drHumLupu1.1, whole genome shotgun sequence genome:
- the LOC133778415 gene encoding uncharacterized protein LOC133778415, with amino-acid sequence MGKRGGAGTRRAPNSSFGSNNTISLREETTGKKRHQKKGGSSANVKHLLKVEHLKKLAVWVGGESSVSVPSFAAFFGQRLASVGESLGVSPDPSLFSCRRCETILQPGFNCTIRIEKNYAKARRRSKNNFTSSKNIVVHTCHFCSHRNLMGGTPKGHLKQICPSKIKTTEKATPAKSNSHRPAILEKASGGKDEAKKMDEPALPPLPATSGELPISDSPATPMVKTVTTLLEAKKRKRNRSTNKKPSEPENSSNPANAEKSIGVSSKRRKKSWTTLKEFADSKDQGKNQDIANLPIPFFL; translated from the exons ATGGGGAAGAGAGGTGGGGCTGGGACCAGAAGGGCACCTAATTCATCGTTTGGGTCCAACAATACCATATCGCTCAGAGAAGAAACAACAGGGAAAAAGCGGCACCAGAAGAAAGGAGGCTCCTCTGCCAACGTCAAGCATTTATTGAAGGTCGAGCACTTGAAGAAGCTTGCGGTTTGGGTTGGTGGGGAGTCTTCTGTTTCTGTGCCTTCTTTTGCTGCGTTCTTCGGCCAAAGATTGGCCTCTGTTGGGGAGTCTTTGGGTGTTTCTCCTGACCCTTCTCTGTTTTCTTGCCGGAG ATGTGAAACAATTCTTCAGCCAGGCTTCAACTGCACAATTAGAATTGAGAAAAATTATGCAAAGGCGCGGCGAAGAAGTAAGAACAATTTTACTTCATCTAAGAACATCGTGGTCCATACTTGCCACTTCTGTTCACATAGGAATTTGATGGGAGGTACCCCAAAAGGACATCTGAAACAGATTTGCCCATCTAAGATCAAAACCACTGAAAAAGCAACACCTGCTAAATCAAATTCCCATAGGCCTGCCATCTTAGAGAAGGCTAGTGGAGGTAAAGATGAGGCTAAGAAAATGGATGAGCCAGCTTTACCGCCATTACCGGCAACATCTGGAGAGCTTCCTATTAGTGACAGTCCTGCAACACCAATGGTGAAAACTGTAACCACTCTGTTGGAAgcgaagaagagaaagagaaacAGATCAACGAATAAGAAACCATCTGAACCTGAAAACAGTTCTAACCCTGCAAATGCAGAAAAATCTATAGGCGTGTCAAGCAAAAGAAGGAAAAAATCATGGACTACTTTAAAGGAATTTGCTGATAGCAAAGATCAGGGTAAGAACCAAGACATTGCTAATCTGCCAATTCCTTTCTTTTTGTAA